A window of Candidatus Tanganyikabacteria bacterium genomic DNA:
TTCGACTACCTGCTGGCGTTGCTACGCAACGCGAAGGCCGTCGCCGAGCATCCTGCCGACTGGATGCCCTGGAACTACACGGCTCGGAGCGGGCAAGACGAAGCGAAAGGTCCCCCGGCGTAAGCGATCGGGCACTGCCGGTCGCTCAGGTCAAGCAGCGCCACCGAAGGGACACGGTGAATCGAGGGTCGCGCGCTCGTGGCAGTCAGGAAACGCGAGGGCCGCAGGCTGGCTGCCAGGAGTAACATCCCCTTGGGCCTTCGGAAGTAGGCGGCGTTTCGCCTGGAGACCGCCAGGCAACAATCAACCGATCAGCATCGCCGTCAGGATCCCGCCGGCCAGCACGCCCACCAGGCCGGTCATCACGGTCACCGCGCCCAGCGTGATCCAGGCCAAGACGGCCTTGCCCCAGGACAGCCCGTGCACGCGGCGCAGGAAGGCCACGCCCAGCACCAGGGCCCAGATGGCGATTGCGGTCACCAGGGCGTCGGCGCCCGGGAACAGGTTGCGGTCGGCCAGGGCGACGACGGGCGGCAGGAGCAGGAGCGGCCAGGCCGCCTGGGCGAGGGCGCCGAGGGTGCTCTCGGCGGTGCCGCGGCCGCCGGCAAGGCGCGCAAGCAGGCTCAGGCCGGCGCCGGCCCAGAACCAGTTGGCCAGGAAGGCGCCCAGCAGCAGCAAGGCGATGCCGAATGCGCCAAAACCGCCGACGCCGATCTTGCCGGCGGCGACGAAGGCCAGGGCCACCGCCAGCAGGCCCCAGATGCCGACGACCGTGCCGGGCTCCAGTTCGATGGGTGCGTCGCCCGGCCGGCAGAGCGAGCGGTAGAGACTCTCGAGCATCGCCCGCTACTCCATCAGCGCCAGCGGTATGCGGGCCGGGAAGCGGCCGGAGAGCCGGCTGCCGGCGACCTCGACCTGGACCTTGCCGCCCCCCAGGCGGCTCTGGAGCTTGAGGAGGTAGTCGAACAGCGAGCGCTCGGTGTAGACCCGCGTCTCGGGATCGGCCTTGAGGCCGGCCAGCGAGGCCAGGCGCTTGAGGGCGTCGGGGAAGCCGCCCAGGCTGTCGATCAGGCCCGCCTTGGCGGCGGCGCGGCCCGTGTAGATCCGCCCGTCGGCCAGGGGCATGAGCTTGGGGCGCGTGAGCTTGGGCCGGCCGGCCATGATGGCCTCCAGGAACTGCTGGTAGGTGTCGTCGACCAGGGCCTGGATGATGGCGCGCTCGGTCGGGTCCATGGCCCGGAAGGGCGACAGGATGTCCTTGTGGGCGCCGCTCTTGATCACCTGGTCGGAAACCCCGATCTTGCCCATCAGGCCCTGGAAGTTGGGCACGTGGGCGATGACGCCGATGGAGCCCACCGTGGAGCCGGGGAGCGCCATGATCTCGTGGGCGGCGCTCGCGATGTAGTACGCGCCCGACGCGCCGACGTCGCCAAACGCCGCCACGATCTTGATCTTGCCGGCCTTGCGGATGCGCAGCAGTTCGTCGAAGATGGCCTGCGAGGCCGCGGCAGTGCCGCCCGGGCTGTTGATGCGCAGCAGGATGCCCTTGACGCCGTCCTTCTCGGCCTGGCGCAGCAGGGGCACCACCTGGGCGGCCGCGATGCCGTCGGTGCTGAACTCGTCGGCCTTGCCGTTGGAGATGGCGCCGTCCAGGTCGAAGATCGCCACCTCGGCGGTCCCGGCGCCCAGGGCCCCGGCCTTGCCGGCGGCGAGTTCCAACCCGGCCGTCTTGGGCCGGGTCACCCAGGCCCCGATGGCCCCGAACAGGGAGAGGGCGATGAGGATGACGGCGAGGATGCGATCGGCGCGCACGGTGTTTCCCCCAAAACAAAGGAATTAACCAGGTTATCATGGGGCCACTATGAAACCTGCTGTGTTCCTGGATCGTGACGGCACCATCAACGAGGAGGTCGGCTACATCCGGAACCTCGCCGACATGCGGCTGATCCCAGGAGCCGGCGAGGCCATCCGCCGCCTCAACGAGCAGGATGTACCGGTCGTCCTGGTGACCAATCAGTCCGGACCTGCCCGCGGCTACTACCCCGAGGACTGGGTGCGCACGCTGCACGATCGGTTGCAGGAGTTGCTGCTCGAGGAGGGAGCGATCCTCGACGAGGTCAGGTACTGCCCGCACCTGCCCCCCGACGAGGGCGGCGTCGTGCCGCAGTACGCCAGGGTCTGCGACTGCCGGAAGCCGGGCATCGCGATGGTGCGCCAGGCCGCCGAGGAGAGGGGCTACGATCTGCGCCGTTCCTACGTGGTGGGCGACAAGGCGAGCGATGTCGAACTCGGCCACCGGGCGGGCACCCGCACGATCCTCCTGCAGACGGGCTACGGCAACGACGTGCTGGCCGGCCGCTACCAGTGGCAGGTGCGGGCCGACCACGTTGCGCCCGACCTGTCCCGCGCCGTGGACTGGATCTTGCAGGACCTGGTCCGGCCGGTCGGTCCCAGCGAAGTCTACTAGTCGGGCGCGCATTGACCGAAATCCGGGTGGCCGTCCGTTGAGCCGCGAGCCACGTGAAACTGGCCGGGGTGAACGTGGCCGCCGCTGATCCCGGGGCCCCGCCGATCCGGGCGCGGACCGTGGCGGGCATCGCCGGCATCGTCGCCATCCTCATCCTGCTGGCCAAGTCCTTCGGCTTCGTCCGCGAAATCGTCATCGCCGGCGCCTTCGGGGCGGGCTGGGAGCGCGACGCCTACAACCTCGCCTACCAGATCCCGGCCTACGCGCTGATCCTGCTGGGCGGGCTCAACGGGCCGTTCCACTCGGCGACCCTGGCGGCGCTCACGCGGCTCAAGGAGAGCGGGCGGGAGATCAAGGGCTCGCCGGTCCTCACGATCATGCTGCTCACGGGCGCCGTGATGGCGTCGGTGGCCGCTCTGGTCTACGTCTTCGCCGCGCCTATCGTCATGCTGCAGGGCCCCTGGGCGGCCGCGCAGACGCAAGCCCTGGCCACGTCACAGTTGCGCTACATGGTGCCGGTGCTGCTGGTGGGAGCGTGGATCGGCGTGCTGTGCGGCGTCTCGACCCACCACGGGCGGTTCGCGCTTCCGACGCTCTCGCCGGCCGTGTCCAGCCTGGCCATCATCGGCTTCGTGCTGTGGCGACCCGACGATCCGCTCATGCTCGCCGTCGGTACGACCGTCGGGGCCATCCTGCAATTGCTTCTCCAGGGCTTCCCGGCCATGTGGGCCGCCGGCCCGCGGGCCCTGGCGATCCGGCCCTGCAGCCCGGCGGACCCTGCCATCCGGGAGGCCGGCGCCCTGCTCTGGCCGGCCGTCCTGGCCTCCACGATCGGCCAGGTCAACGTCTTCGTGGGCACCTTCTTCCTGTCGAAGGCGGGCGAGGGGGCGATCGCCGCCTGGGGCTACGCGAACATCGTCTACCAGCTTCCGCTTGGCACGCTACTCGCGGCCCTGCTGGTGCCGCTCTTCCCGCGCCTGACCGCGGCGGCGGCCCGCGACGACCGGGCCGCGCTCTTCAATCACCTGAACCGCGGCGTGCAACTGGTGGGCCTGGTCGCGATTCCCCTCGCCGTGGGCGTCGCCGTCGCGGCGGTACCCCTGGTGCGCGTGGCGTTCGAGCGGGGCCGGTTCGCCGAGACCGGCGGCACCGCGCTGACGGCACCGGTCCTGGCGATCCTGTGCACCGGCATGATCGGCTACGCGCTGCGCGACCTGTTCGTGCGCGTGTTCTACGCGGTCAACGACGCGCAGACGCCCATGCGCGTGATGCTGGTGTCGCTCGCGCTCAACGTGGTGCTCAACGCCCTGTTCATGTTCTATTTCAAGCTGGGGCTGCAGGGCATCGCGTGGTCCACCGTGATCGTCACCTGGCTCAACTTCGGGCAGATCGCCTGGGCGCTGCGGGCCAAGCTGGGGACTCTCGGTCTGGGACCTTCGTGGCCGATCCTGGTGCGGGCGCTCGGCGCGGCCCTGTGCGCGGGCGGCGTCATGATCTATCTCATGCGGATCCGGTGGCCGGGAGGGTTCCTGGGCGGCGTCCTGGAACTCGCGGCCGTCGGGGCCGGCGGCGCCGCGACCTATGGCGGCGTCCTGCTCGCGCTCCGGGTGGGCCGCATCTTGAAAGGGCAGGAAGCGATCGGTGGCACGCCTCGAGAGTGAAGATCAGGCCGTCCCATCGGCGCTGGAGCTGACGTTCGGCGCGTCGTTCGAGGAGGATGGCGTCTGGCGGCCGTACCGGCTCGTGCTGACCTCGGGCGGGCGCGAAGAGGTGCTCGAGGACGCCGACGTCGAGACCAGGCCGATCGGCCGCTGCGCGCTGGGTCTGGCGCCCCGCGACGAGATCGCCCTGCTGGCGGCGGGCTTGCGGGAGGTGCTGGGCGGCGAGCGAAAGTGCCTGAAGTTCGAGCCGCAGGAACCCAACTGGTCGCTCGATGTCGCGGCCTCGCCGGGGGGCTGGACGGTCGTCTGCTGGATCGACGCCGGCAACCAGATCGCCGATCATTACACATGGGACGCGCTGGGCATCCGATTCTTCACGGATTCAGCGCGGATCCTGGCCTTTGCCGAGGCGCTGGATGCCGAGGGGGCGGTAAAATGAGAGCCTATGGCTAAGAGGACGGTTTTCATGAGGGCAGCTTCGACCCGTTGGGGACGGGGGCGCCCGGTGGGCGCCTTGCCGGCGATCGGTGGCCGCTCCGGCCGGAAAGCGCTGTAGGTCGGCGGCGGTGGCAAGCGTACTACTGGAAGGCAACCTGGCCTCGATCAGCTTCCCCAACCTGGTCCAGCTCATGCGCATGGAGCAGAAGACCGCGAAGATGGAACTGTCGCGGGTCGAGGTGTCGCAGACGGCCGAGATGTACTTCGTCAACGGCCAGCTCAAGTACGCCTCGGTCAACGCCCTGCGCGGCGAGGAGGCGATGTTCCGCATCATCTGCTGGTGGAACGTCGGCGAGTTCAAGGTCCTGGCGGTCGAGGAGGCCGACGTCCCGGAGGTCAACATCTCCCGCCAGATAGACTGGATTCTCCTGGAAGGCATGCGCCGCATGGACGAGTGCCACGCGTTCAAGGCCCTGCTGCCCGACCTGACCGACGCGGTGAGCTTCACTCAGGAGGCCCTCGATGCCTTCGAGTGGGATCGGGCCGAACCGCCCGAGTGGATCCCCCACTGGATGCGCCGGCTGCCGCGCAGTTTCTCGATGGCGCAGATGTTCGAGCTTTCCAACCTCGGCCACAAGGAGACCTGCGACGCCCTCAAGGCCCTGCTCTACACCAACGGGACGTTCGCGCACTCCGACGACGAGACGGCTCTCGCCAACAAACCCCTCGAGAAGACCAAGTTCGACTCGTTCGCGCTGATCGTCATGGAGTATGTCGGTTACGACGTGGCCCGCAATCTCGTCGAATCAGCGGTCCAGGAGATGGGCGTCCACGACATGGAGAACCTCACGTTCGGCCAGATGGTGGACCTGTCGGATCGCCTGGGCATGGCCATCTCGCGCATGGTCGGCTTCGACCAGGGCCAGGATGCCATGCGCAAGCTCCGCGCCCGCATCACCAGCCTGCTTTAGAAGGAGACCTGTCCTTGGGGGCTTCTTGGACGAGGCAGTCTCCCTGGGACCTCCGCTGCAGGCCGCCGAGGATAAGGTTGGGATAAACCCGCAAGAAGCCGGCGCCCCTTCCCGATAAACTCCCCCGGGAGGCAAGGGTCAAGGAGTATGGCAAGCGCGGTACGCGCGCTGGGCCGGGACGCCTTCGTGTCGGCGACTCCGGTCAAGCGGGATGGGAAGAGTGACGAGTCGCAGGGCTCGATCGCCCAGGACGTCGCGAAGATCCGCATCTGGCCCGGCGCCGATTCGCCGGTGGTCGACGCCGCGACCGATCCGCGGTTGGCCGACGCCGGCATGACTTCCCGCATCGTGCACTGGCTCGACTCCAAGATAGCCCTGCCCATCGCCGAGGGGAGCAAATGGTTCACGCGGACCGTCGGCCCCGGCATGTTCTGGGTTTCGGGCGCCCTCAACACCTACTTTCTCGCGAAGAACTGGAACGACCCGAATTTCCATCCCGCGATGAAGGCCACGCTCGTGGCCGGCACGGCCGCGACCGGCGCGGCCGCCACCACCGCCACCTGGGCCGCGCTCCCCATCAAGGGCGCCTTGACGGCAAACCGCTTCTCGGGAATGTTCGGCGGCCTCGCTGGCGGCATCTTCGGCGCGCTCAACATGGTCGTGACCCTGGGCGACAAGCAGGCCATGCCGGTCGAGAAGACGTTCGCGACGGCGGGCTTCGCCACCGGCGCCGCCGGCACGGTGTTTGGCACCCTGGCCGCCTTCCTCCCGGCCGGCGCCGCCCTCGGACCGCTCGGCTTGGGAGCCTGGGGAATGGCGTTCGGTCTGGCCAGCCTGGGGCTGGGGCTGTTCCAGATGGGTTTTGGCAAGAACAAGACGCTCAATAAGGCGTTCTCGGCGGTCGGCAACGCCGCCAAGAAGGCCTGGGAAGGGCTCGAGAGCATTTTCTAGCAGGCGGCGGTAGAATCCCGTATGCCGCGAGACCTGCCCATCGGCAACGGCCGGCTTCTGGTCAACTTCGATCGCCACTACCGGGTGCGCGACCTCTACTTCCCGCACGTGGGACGGGAGAACCAGACGTCGGGCAACGCCTGCCGCTTCGGAGTCTGGACCGAGGGCCGCTTGGCGTGGATCGAGGATGCATGGGAGATCGCGATGGGCTATCAGCCCGACGCCCTGGTCACCGACGTCGTCGCGACGCATCCCGACCTGGAGTTGACGCTCCGCTGCGCGGATGCGGTGGACATCGACACCGACGTCCTGATGCGCAAGGTGGTGGTCTGCAACAGCGCCCCGCGCGACCGCGAGGTGCGGGTCTTCTTCCACCACGACCTCAACCTCTACGACAACACCACCGGGGATACCGCGGCCTACTACCCCGCCCCGCGGGTGGTCACGCACTACAAGGATCGGCGCTACGTGCTGATCTACGGCAAGGTCGGGACCGAGGCGGGCAT
This region includes:
- a CDS encoding YIP1 family protein, which encodes MLESLYRSLCRPGDAPIELEPGTVVGIWGLLAVALAFVAAGKIGVGGFGAFGIALLLLGAFLANWFWAGAGLSLLARLAGGRGTAESTLGALAQAAWPLLLLPPVVALADRNLFPGADALVTAIAIWALVLGVAFLRRVHGLSWGKAVLAWITLGAVTVMTGLVGVLAGGILTAMLIG
- a CDS encoding DUF4388 domain-containing protein; the encoded protein is MASVLLEGNLASISFPNLVQLMRMEQKTAKMELSRVEVSQTAEMYFVNGQLKYASVNALRGEEAMFRIICWWNVGEFKVLAVEEADVPEVNISRQIDWILLEGMRRMDECHAFKALLPDLTDAVSFTQEALDAFEWDRAEPPEWIPHWMRRLPRSFSMAQMFELSNLGHKETCDALKALLYTNGTFAHSDDETALANKPLEKTKFDSFALIVMEYVGYDVARNLVESAVQEMGVHDMENLTFGQMVDLSDRLGMAISRMVGFDQGQDAMRKLRARITSLL
- the sppA gene encoding signal peptide peptidase SppA; protein product: MRADRILAVILIALSLFGAIGAWVTRPKTAGLELAAGKAGALGAGTAEVAIFDLDGAISNGKADEFSTDGIAAAQVVPLLRQAEKDGVKGILLRINSPGGTAAASQAIFDELLRIRKAGKIKIVAAFGDVGASGAYYIASAAHEIMALPGSTVGSIGVIAHVPNFQGLMGKIGVSDQVIKSGAHKDILSPFRAMDPTERAIIQALVDDTYQQFLEAIMAGRPKLTRPKLMPLADGRIYTGRAAAKAGLIDSLGGFPDALKRLASLAGLKADPETRVYTERSLFDYLLKLQSRLGGGKVQVEVAGSRLSGRFPARIPLALME
- a CDS encoding HAD family hydrolase; its protein translation is MKPAVFLDRDGTINEEVGYIRNLADMRLIPGAGEAIRRLNEQDVPVVLVTNQSGPARGYYPEDWVRTLHDRLQELLLEEGAILDEVRYCPHLPPDEGGVVPQYARVCDCRKPGIAMVRQAAEERGYDLRRSYVVGDKASDVELGHRAGTRTILLQTGYGNDVLAGRYQWQVRADHVAPDLSRAVDWILQDLVRPVGPSEVY
- the murJ gene encoding murein biosynthesis integral membrane protein MurJ, producing the protein MKLAGVNVAAADPGAPPIRARTVAGIAGIVAILILLAKSFGFVREIVIAGAFGAGWERDAYNLAYQIPAYALILLGGLNGPFHSATLAALTRLKESGREIKGSPVLTIMLLTGAVMASVAALVYVFAAPIVMLQGPWAAAQTQALATSQLRYMVPVLLVGAWIGVLCGVSTHHGRFALPTLSPAVSSLAIIGFVLWRPDDPLMLAVGTTVGAILQLLLQGFPAMWAAGPRALAIRPCSPADPAIREAGALLWPAVLASTIGQVNVFVGTFFLSKAGEGAIAAWGYANIVYQLPLGTLLAALLVPLFPRLTAAAARDDRAALFNHLNRGVQLVGLVAIPLAVGVAVAAVPLVRVAFERGRFAETGGTALTAPVLAILCTGMIGYALRDLFVRVFYAVNDAQTPMRVMLVSLALNVVLNALFMFYFKLGLQGIAWSTVIVTWLNFGQIAWALRAKLGTLGLGPSWPILVRALGAALCAGGVMIYLMRIRWPGGFLGGVLELAAVGAGGAATYGGVLLALRVGRILKGQEAIGGTPRE